In the Prochlorococcus sp. MIT 1307 genome, one interval contains:
- a CDS encoding HlyD family secretion protein yields MSISDRILSILRRFQSQVEEKAPLLEADQNVLQQSRFFMRAMTWSLIVTTGCGISWLALAKTDEIVMVQGKLEPIGKVKEIQIPVGGVIKEILVKSGERVKKGQILIVLDKEASNQNVKSLRAQLVQKNNQLKLKRMEKQNAYELINERMELLREKYILELKITQRLKFLLEEGAIAELQYLQQSQKRKETLGEISEKKKEGERQQLLLDQQLETINSEISQLEAKKTEANVLLKYKSVRTPVDGVIFDLKPTATGFVAQSSEPILKVVPLNKLEASVSIPSNKIGFVRIGMPTEISVDSFPASDFGSLKGEVISIGSDALPVGQEREAKEYQFPAIIRLKSQQLNLKNGTALPLQTGMSLRANIKLRRVTYLQLLLGSFKDKSESLKKI; encoded by the coding sequence ATGAGTATAAGTGACCGAATCCTTTCAATACTTCGACGTTTTCAAAGTCAAGTTGAAGAGAAAGCACCTTTATTAGAAGCAGATCAAAACGTACTTCAACAAAGCAGATTCTTCATGCGGGCCATGACCTGGTCATTGATAGTAACTACAGGCTGCGGAATAAGTTGGCTAGCTTTGGCAAAAACAGATGAGATTGTGATGGTGCAAGGGAAGCTTGAACCCATTGGAAAGGTGAAAGAAATCCAAATTCCAGTAGGTGGCGTAATTAAAGAAATATTGGTCAAATCAGGTGAACGAGTCAAAAAAGGGCAAATATTAATTGTTCTGGATAAAGAAGCTTCAAATCAGAATGTCAAGTCCTTACGAGCTCAACTCGTTCAAAAAAATAACCAACTTAAGCTCAAAAGGATGGAGAAGCAAAATGCTTATGAACTAATCAATGAGAGAATGGAGCTTCTTCGAGAAAAGTATATATTAGAACTAAAGATCACTCAGCGCCTAAAATTCTTATTAGAAGAAGGCGCAATTGCAGAGTTACAATACCTACAACAATCACAAAAGAGAAAAGAGACTTTAGGAGAAATTTCTGAAAAGAAAAAAGAAGGTGAACGTCAGCAGTTGCTACTTGATCAACAATTAGAGACTATAAATTCAGAAATTTCTCAATTAGAAGCAAAGAAGACCGAGGCTAACGTTTTACTTAAGTACAAGTCAGTTCGTACTCCAGTAGATGGAGTAATATTTGATCTAAAGCCAACAGCAACTGGGTTTGTAGCACAATCTAGTGAACCAATACTCAAGGTTGTTCCATTGAATAAGCTTGAGGCTAGCGTTTCAATCCCAAGTAATAAGATTGGATTTGTGCGCATTGGAATGCCAACTGAAATAAGTGTTGATTCTTTTCCTGCTAGTGATTTTGGATCTTTAAAAGGTGAAGTAATCTCTATCGGATCTGATGCTCTACCAGTAGGGCAGGAAAGAGAAGCAAAAGAGTATCAATTTCCTGCTATTATTAGACTTAAAAGTCAACAACTAAACCTCAAGAATGGAACTGCACTTCCACTACAGACAGGAATGTCTCTTCGAGCAAATATAAAACTACGTAGAGTCACCTATCTTCAACTTCTACTGGGTAGTTTTAAAGATAAATCCGAATCATTAAAAAAAATATAA